A single Henriciella sp. AS95 DNA region contains:
- a CDS encoding acyl-CoA dehydrogenase family protein, whose amino-acid sequence MWSFQTDPEFQAELDWISEFVREEVEPLDDVLGSQWNIRDPLFEKLVRPLQEEVKKRKLWACHLGPELGGPGYGQLKLALMNEQFGRSRFGPIVFGSQAPDTGNSEILAHYGTDEQKEKYLKPLLNNEIVSCFSLTEPQGGADPTMVKTMAVQDGDDWVISGEKWFASNARFAEFYIIAAVTEPEANNLHRRMSMFIVPADSPGIEIVRDYTFHGEPEGTHGHVKWNNVRVPKENMLGGRGDAFVVAQVRLGGGRMHHAMRTIAEATKCYDMMCERVRSRETKGEPLWQKQLVQEKIADSWIELRQFRLLVLETAWLADQGHDWKAIRQNVSAVKAIMPKILHDISARALHLHGALGLSTQMPFTAALVNSHHVGLADGPTEVHKLVVAREILKKVEPAESDFPEYIAYKREARAKKKFGIS is encoded by the coding sequence ATGTGGTCATTTCAGACAGACCCGGAATTCCAAGCCGAGCTTGATTGGATTTCCGAATTTGTGCGGGAAGAGGTCGAGCCCCTGGATGACGTGCTGGGCAGTCAGTGGAATATTCGAGATCCGCTGTTTGAAAAGCTTGTTCGACCGCTCCAGGAAGAGGTCAAGAAACGCAAATTGTGGGCATGCCATCTAGGCCCGGAACTTGGCGGGCCAGGCTATGGCCAGCTCAAGCTGGCCCTCATGAACGAGCAGTTCGGCCGTTCACGTTTCGGCCCTATCGTCTTCGGCTCTCAGGCGCCCGACACCGGGAACTCTGAAATTCTCGCCCATTACGGAACGGACGAGCAAAAGGAGAAGTATCTGAAGCCGCTGCTCAACAATGAGATCGTTTCCTGTTTCTCATTGACCGAGCCTCAAGGGGGAGCCGACCCGACCATGGTGAAGACCATGGCGGTCCAGGATGGGGATGACTGGGTCATCAGTGGCGAGAAATGGTTTGCCTCCAATGCACGCTTTGCAGAGTTCTACATCATTGCGGCTGTTACGGAGCCAGAGGCAAACAACCTCCATCGCCGTATGTCGATGTTCATCGTCCCGGCCGACTCGCCAGGAATCGAAATTGTCCGCGACTATACCTTCCATGGCGAGCCGGAAGGCACGCACGGCCACGTGAAGTGGAACAATGTGCGTGTACCGAAAGAAAACATGCTGGGAGGCCGGGGAGACGCTTTTGTCGTTGCACAGGTAAGGCTGGGTGGCGGGCGCATGCACCACGCCATGCGGACCATCGCTGAGGCGACGAAGTGCTATGACATGATGTGCGAACGCGTCAGATCACGGGAAACAAAAGGCGAGCCGCTTTGGCAGAAGCAGCTGGTTCAGGAGAAGATCGCCGACAGCTGGATTGAGCTTAGACAGTTCCGCCTTCTTGTGCTGGAAACCGCCTGGCTCGCCGATCAGGGACATGACTGGAAAGCCATCCGCCAGAATGTCTCTGCCGTGAAAGCCATCATGCCGAAAATCCTGCATGATATCTCTGCAAGAGCCCTTCATCTGCATGGGGCCCTGGGCCTGTCGACACAGATGCCGTTTACGGCCGCGCTGGTGAACAGTCATCATGTCGGTCTCGCAGACGGGCCGACGGAAGTACACAAATTGGTCGTGGCACGCGAGATCCTGAAAAAAGTCGAGCCAGCAGAGTCCGATTTCCCTGAATATATCGCCTACAAGCGCGAAGCTCGCGCCAAGAAAAAATTTGGCATTAGCTGA
- a CDS encoding SDR family oxidoreductase, translated as MNNPLDFSGKKVLVVGGTTGIGNATARTFRDAGAKVWVWGTRPNAADYDNEEDSDLSGMIYQTMDATDYNSVRDYQAEFDGLDVLVLSQGLVLYNRQEYEMDGFRRVVDVNLNSLMACAMRFHEDLKQASGSLIIVSSSAAFHATRGNPAYNASKTGAYGLCRTLAQAWAHHGIRVNGLAPGFIPTRMTAQTTENEKHKDAAMSRIPMGRFGTPDEMASIALFLASPMSSYMTGQMLVADGGLLL; from the coding sequence ATGAACAATCCACTCGATTTTTCCGGTAAGAAAGTTCTCGTCGTTGGCGGCACGACGGGCATTGGAAATGCAACCGCCCGCACGTTTCGCGATGCCGGCGCAAAGGTCTGGGTCTGGGGAACAAGGCCGAACGCTGCAGACTATGACAATGAAGAAGACAGCGACCTGTCCGGTATGATCTACCAGACAATGGATGCTACGGATTACAACAGTGTCCGTGACTATCAGGCGGAATTCGACGGCCTAGATGTCCTTGTCCTCTCCCAGGGACTGGTCCTCTACAACCGGCAGGAATACGAAATGGACGGCTTCCGCCGGGTCGTTGATGTGAACCTCAACAGCCTGATGGCCTGCGCAATGCGCTTCCATGAGGATCTGAAGCAGGCCAGCGGTTCACTGATTATCGTCAGCTCCTCGGCCGCATTCCATGCGACGCGAGGAAACCCGGCCTACAATGCCTCCAAGACGGGTGCATACGGGCTTTGCCGGACCCTGGCCCAAGCCTGGGCACATCATGGGATCAGGGTTAACGGGCTCGCGCCCGGGTTCATCCCCACACGCATGACTGCGCAGACAACAGAGAATGAGAAGCACAAGGATGCCGCGATGTCGCGCATTCCCATGGGCCGGTTCGGCACGCCTGACGAAATGGCGTCAATCGCGCTCTTCCTGGCCTCTCCGATGTCATCCTACATGACGGGCCAGATGCTCGTCGCGGATGGCGGATTGCTCCTTTAG
- a CDS encoding LysR family transcriptional regulator yields the protein MRAFLAVAEAQSFTRAAEELNMSQPALSAKIKELERRLGFDLLKRSKRHVELSPGGRSFLAHARRMVLETEWMHQKIRDIRTNAVRIGVPYYSSNIPARTRLTDDFIANHGADGIEIIGMSHDRLYRALAFEDIDLALVLEPEEHWFDSAISPAAETDLRGHIIESRELQLSVPESGDLYGETVIRAADLEGRSVASISRVHGVALSEGLARFLNAHGATQYKLPESNAVSTLRLARRLQVPAINLGWFTEDTETCGSHSRTVPFEDEGIRTHFVIRRRSDSLRPLAETFWTEATSG from the coding sequence TTGAGGGCGTTTCTGGCGGTTGCGGAGGCGCAATCTTTCACGCGGGCAGCCGAAGAATTGAACATGTCGCAGCCGGCTTTGTCGGCGAAGATCAAGGAGCTTGAGCGTCGGTTGGGCTTCGACCTGCTCAAGCGGAGCAAACGCCATGTGGAACTGTCGCCTGGCGGACGCTCATTTCTTGCGCATGCGCGGCGTATGGTCCTCGAAACCGAATGGATGCATCAGAAGATCAGGGATATCCGAACGAATGCAGTGAGGATCGGTGTTCCCTATTATTCGTCGAACATCCCGGCGCGAACCAGGCTGACAGATGATTTCATTGCCAACCACGGGGCAGACGGCATCGAAATCATCGGAATGAGCCATGACAGGCTCTACAGGGCGCTTGCTTTTGAAGATATTGATCTTGCACTTGTGCTGGAGCCTGAAGAACACTGGTTTGATTCTGCGATCAGCCCCGCAGCCGAGACCGATCTGCGCGGACATATCATCGAGAGCCGTGAACTTCAGTTATCCGTACCGGAGTCGGGTGACCTGTATGGAGAGACAGTGATCAGGGCCGCCGACCTGGAAGGCCGCTCGGTCGCGTCCATCAGCCGTGTTCACGGAGTTGCGCTATCGGAGGGACTCGCCCGTTTCCTCAATGCGCACGGAGCCACGCAGTATAAGCTGCCAGAATCGAACGCGGTATCAACGCTCCGACTCGCACGCCGGCTTCAGGTGCCAGCCATCAACCTTGGCTGGTTCACTGAAGATACTGAGACCTGCGGGAGCCATTCCCGGACCGTTCCATTTGAAGACGAGGGGATCAGGACTCACTTCGTCATCCGGCGCCGGTCAGATTCGCTTCGGCCGCTCGCTGAGACATTCTGGACAGAGGCAACGAGCGGCTGA
- the betA gene encoding choline dehydrogenase, whose protein sequence is MARSLEIGTADYVVVGAGSAGCVLANRLSESGEHDVALLEYGGSDIGPFIQMPAALSYPMNMKRYDWGYRSEPEPHLGGRQLAAPRGKVLGGSSSINGLVYIRGNSRDFDSWADKGAAGWSGRHVAPYFRRLENVEGADPAIRGTSGPMHITVPEQQHPLDQAFMAASQEAGFSRTQDCNGLQQDGFGPMDQTIWKGRRWSAANAYLKPALSRENLTLHRGLACRILWKGNTATGVEILHRGKRRLLLARKEVILSASVFNSAKLLMLSGVGASEDLLPLGIDMVSERRGVGKNLQDHLEIYLQMRCTEPITLRRYMNPVSKGLAGLQWLLTKTGIGASNHFETAGFVRLDDTADYPDAQYHFLPAAIRYDGSQPVRAHGFQAHIGPGRTTARGRVRLKSADPIAAPSIQFNYMSSAADWEAFRKCVRLTREIFDQPSLKAFSGGEIAPSADCKSDEDIDTFVAREVESAYHPCGTCRMGSADDLDAVVDQDCRVIGVEGLRVVDSSVFPNITNGNINAPTLMLAEKAADQILGRPLLPADAA, encoded by the coding sequence ATGGCCAGATCGCTTGAAATCGGCACGGCCGACTATGTCGTCGTGGGCGCGGGCTCTGCTGGCTGCGTCCTGGCAAACAGACTCTCCGAATCCGGGGAGCACGATGTGGCTCTGTTGGAATATGGCGGTTCGGACATTGGTCCATTCATCCAGATGCCGGCCGCTCTCTCCTATCCGATGAACATGAAACGCTATGACTGGGGCTATCGCAGTGAGCCAGAGCCGCATCTCGGCGGACGCCAATTGGCCGCGCCGCGCGGGAAGGTGCTAGGCGGGTCCTCCTCCATCAACGGGCTCGTCTATATTCGTGGTAATTCCAGAGACTTCGACAGCTGGGCAGACAAGGGCGCAGCGGGCTGGAGCGGCCGTCATGTCGCCCCCTATTTCCGCCGCCTCGAAAATGTCGAGGGCGCAGACCCGGCCATTCGCGGCACGTCCGGCCCCATGCACATAACCGTGCCGGAACAGCAGCACCCGCTGGACCAGGCCTTTATGGCAGCCTCCCAGGAAGCGGGGTTTTCAAGAACGCAGGACTGCAACGGCCTTCAACAGGATGGCTTCGGTCCGATGGATCAGACCATCTGGAAAGGTCGCCGCTGGTCAGCCGCGAATGCCTATCTGAAGCCAGCGCTAAGCCGGGAAAATCTTACGCTTCATCGTGGCTTGGCCTGCCGCATTCTCTGGAAAGGGAACACGGCAACCGGCGTAGAGATTCTGCATCGAGGCAAGCGGCGCCTCTTGCTTGCCCGGAAGGAAGTCATCCTTAGCGCCTCGGTTTTCAACTCGGCGAAACTGCTCATGCTATCTGGGGTCGGCGCATCCGAAGACCTGTTGCCGCTTGGCATCGACATGGTCAGCGAACGCCGCGGTGTCGGCAAAAATCTGCAGGACCATCTGGAGATCTATCTCCAGATGCGCTGCACTGAGCCGATCACGCTGCGCCGGTACATGAACCCGGTTAGCAAGGGTTTGGCCGGCCTTCAGTGGCTCCTCACCAAAACCGGGATTGGCGCCAGCAATCATTTTGAAACGGCCGGTTTCGTCCGACTGGATGACACAGCCGATTATCCCGATGCCCAGTATCATTTCCTGCCGGCGGCGATCCGCTATGATGGCAGCCAACCAGTGCGGGCACACGGTTTTCAGGCTCATATTGGCCCCGGTCGCACGACGGCACGTGGGCGCGTTCGTCTGAAATCCGCCGATCCCATCGCCGCGCCGTCGATCCAGTTCAACTACATGTCCAGCGCTGCTGACTGGGAAGCCTTCCGCAAATGCGTTCGCTTGACGCGCGAGATCTTCGATCAGCCGTCCCTCAAGGCTTTCAGTGGCGGCGAAATCGCCCCGTCTGCAGACTGCAAAAGCGACGAGGATATCGATACCTTCGTCGCCAGAGAGGTCGAAAGCGCTTATCATCCATGTGGCACATGCCGGATGGGGAGCGCCGACGACCTTGATGCTGTTGTTGATCAGGACTGCCGGGTCATCGGCGTGGAAGGGTTACGCGTGGTCGATTCTTCGGTGTTTCCAAACATCACCAACGGCAACATCAACGCGCCAACCCTGATGCTGGCGGAAAAGGCTGCCGATCAAATTCTGGGCAGGCCCCTTCTTCCAGCTGATGCCGCGTAA